The genomic segment TTCCTAATACATTTCTTATAATGATATTGCGTCGCAAAAAAGGATTTCCACGTAACCCTTGATTTAACTGAATTGTGAATACGAAGACAAGGTTAAGACATAACAAAAAGGGATTAGTTAATCCCTTCATTTTAAAATCAGAAACATCCAAAGTTATCTGCGAAGCCACTTTGCGACGTTTTATAGAAGTTGGCATATTATTTGCATCATCTATCCAATGAAATGGAACTTCAAACAAAAGCAGGTAGTAGATTTCTAAGATTTTTAAGGAGGTGTAACTTGGTTAAGGCATAAGCTTCTTTTGTTTGATGTCCAGAAACCGAGTGATTCTTAAATAATAATATTATGGAGGCGTGTACCATGAATAAAGAAGAATTTGAAAAGCTTGATCTCGATGCTCAATTTAAACAACTTAATGCAGAGCTTGAAGCGGGTAAAAATATCAACGACCTTTTGAAAGAGCTCGATCTGACTAAAGAAGTTATGGTGAAAAAAGGTTTTTATGCAGTTGGTAAAAAAATTATGAGAAAACCCGTCAGAGGATATAATACTCCCCAAGACTAATCTTATTTTTGTTTAACTCGATGTTGTAGGATAATTATAGTACTGCGGGCAGGCTCGTTCGATAACGAATAGGCCTGCCCCACTTTTCTTCAAAGTTATTTCAAATGCCGCTTGGTAAGGTTAAATTATCAAATAATAGGGATGCTTCGATATGAAAATTACAAATGTAACTGCGAATGCGGTTCGTCTCCCTCTTTTAGAACCTTTGAAGTGGGCGAGTGGGCATATGAACAATGCTGATCATGTGCTTGTTCGCATCATGACGGATGAAGAAATTGAGGGAATTGCCGAGTCAATCCCGAGGCCTTCACTATATGGAGACACGCAAGAATCTATTTGTGCAATCATCAACAAATATATAGGACCAAAACTTATCGGAATGGATCCATTGGATATAAATAAAATCTGGGAACAGATGAATACCGTTTACTGGAACTTGACCCCTAAGGGTGCAATAGATGTTTGTCTTTATGACATTATGGGTAAAAAAACAGGACTTCCATGTTATAAGCTTTTGGGGGGCTATAAAAACAAAATTGCGCTGAGTTGGATGATTGGCTTAAAACCCCTCGAGGCTATGGTTGCAGAGGCAAAAAGCAAGTACGCTGAAGGATTCCGTGCTCTAAAGCTCAAAGGGGGACAGGATGCGGATTTTGATATCAAAATGTTCCATACCATTAGAGAGGCGGTTCCAGAGGATTGTATTCTGTATATTGATGCCAATCAAGGCTGGAGTTACGCCGATGCGGTCAAGGTTATTACTCAGTTGGAAGGTCTAGCGGCATACTGTGAGGAACCTATTCCAGCTTGGGATGATCATGCCCGTATAAAGCTTGCTCGAGAAGTGCGCATACCGATTATGGGAGATGAAAGCTGCTATACACTGCATGACGTGATAAGGCAGATGGAGATGGATACGCTTGGTTTGGTCAATATTAAAGTTCCTAGAACAGGCTTTACTATTTCTAGAAAAATTATCGCTGTTTGTGAGACCTTTAATAAACCATGTTTGACTGGAACACAGGCTGAGTCGGCATTAGGTGCTTTTGCCTGCTTACATCTTGCAGCAGCCTCTAAGCAAATCAGTCTTCCCTCTGAGAATTGTTATTACATGTCAGTTAAGGGCAATCTTATCAAAGAAATTCCTAAAGTTGAAAACGGATATATGTATGTTCCTGAGAAGCCCGGCCTTGGGGTTGAACTGGATGAAGCTGCGGTTGAGGAATATACGGTTAAACTATTGTAAGGATAAGGAGTTGTCATTATGTCAAATTATTATCTGGTATGTGCCGATTGTGACTACCAATTTACTGTACCTTCGAGCAGTGGCGATCCATATCAAAACGTTTGTCCCAAATGTTCAAGCACAAAAATTCGCCAACGCTTTAGCGTAGTGAATACCATCTGCATCGATCCGATGAAGGAATGTTCGTCTTGCCCTTTCAGCAACAACTGTAGTGCTTCTTAATTTTTTACGTTTATAAACAATTGAATCATAACGCAGAGAATGCTTCCCCAATGGACGGTTAATATAGCTAACCATATCATTGGGGAAGCATTCATTTTCATTTAATTGTCTATTAAGTTTCAAAATGATAAAAAATTTGTTCAAAATGACAAAGTGTCTTACCAATGTAAGACGCCTAAAAATAGAAATCCTTGATTTAATAAGGTTTTAACGTGAGTAAAATGTTGGCATGATTCTTGCTTAATTTTTAAGAACAAAGGCTAACTCATTCTTAAGATACTCCTGATCCCATTTGCTTGTCTCATACTAGTCGTTATTTTCACTGAAAGGAGGTTTTAACGTAGCTTATGACTGCTGAAATTATGTTTGCTGACGAACAAGATGAGATAGAACTCAATGAAATTCTCTGGGACTATGATATGGGTATTCCGGGCCAAGCTGAAGAGATGCTCGTTTTTAAAAAAGAGGGTCAGACTCTTGGAGGGGCAAAGATCGTTGAGGTTGAAGAAAATCGCTTTTTTTTAGAAGTACTGGGGGTAAAGCAGGCGCAACATTCTCAGGGAATTGGACGAATCCTGTTAAGTGAAATTCTTCAAAATCCATGGGAGTGCTGCAAATACCCGTTATCCAAATTTCAACTTAAGAAACCCTATACCATCACGACTATGGCAAGAGGATCTGCCGTTGGTTTTTATAAAAAAATGGGTTTTAAAAATTGTGATTCTCTATTATTACCCCAGGAATATAGCGAACAATGTGATTTTTGCCCGGATAAAGGAGAATGCGACCCATCTCCTATGATTTTTACTGGAGGGATTAAAGCATGAAAAAGGCAATACTCGTTTTTACTAAGGTTCCAAGAGTCGGTGATTGCAAGACACGCTTAACCGAGGCCCGTGGTGGCATTCTGACCTATGAGGAAGCTACTGCATTGTATGAAGCCTGTTTGCTCGATGTTATTGAAGTCAGTCTGTCTGTTGAAGGGGCGGACGTTTGGATTTGCTACAACAAGGACGGAGATCGGTCCTACTTAGATTCGCTTTTAGATCAAGTTAAAAATGCACAAAGAATTGCAGGGATTTTCTCCGACCAGGGAGGAAGTTTCGATGACTGCATGCAATATGCAACAGACCATATTCTTAAATCAGGGGCAGAGAATCGTTTAGCTGATTGTTTACTCATCAGCGGCGGAGATTTGCCTTCATTACAGCCTTATATTTTGCAAGATGCCCTAAATAAGTTAGAGAAATTAAGTCAAAGTGTATCTGGGCAGAAGGTAGCTGTAAGTAAGGTAAAGGCAAGCGATGGCTCATTGATTGGCGCTGCTCTTGTCGAAGGAGCATGTCAGGAAGGCGGATTCTCTTTAGCAGGTTTGACCTGTACAACTAATTTTACGTTTAACGAAGTTTTTTATAACAAAGATGGTATTACCGCACTGGATATGATGGCTAATAAAGCGGGAGATGAGCAAATTCCGATAGCTTTTGTAGAAGAAGTACCTGATATCGATATTCCAGTAGATCTTGCAAGCGCGATGCCTGTTCTGCGTATTATTGAGCTTGCAGCAAAGCATGATCCTGCTATAACTGTTCCGGAAAGGACAATCAACTTTTTGAATGAGATGGGTCTGCAGTCAGTTGCGCTTCCTCCAGCTGCGAGAGAATTAGTATAAGTAAGGCAGCTTATTTTTGTTCCGGTGAAGGAGGGAGTAATAGTGATGAGTTCTGAGAAATTAAGTAAGGTATGTCATGAGATAAAAGAAAATTGTATAGAGTGCGGGCAATGCTTATCTGAATGCCAAATGTTACAAGAAATTGGGGAAGAACCTGCAAGCATCGCCGCTCGAAAACCTTACGTCGAGGAAGCTTACGAATGCTCCCTCTGTGGTTTGTGTGAAGCAGTATGTCCATCTTCACTAAGCCCTAAGACTATGTTTGCTGAAATGAGGACGGAAGCTGTTAAATCCAAAGAGATTCCAATTAATGAATATAGGTATATGTTTCCGGACCGAAAACTTAACGTGATGAAATTATACCGCGAAGTTAACAGTATTGATTATAAGGACTTAAATCTGGGGAGAGAAAATCCCGTTGCCTTATTCCCCGGATGTACAATGCTTACGTATTCCCCCAAGTTGACACGAGCAGTTTATACTCACCTGAGTCAAAAGTATCAAGATATTGTACTGATGACAGAGTGTTGTGGCCTGCCCTTGTATCAATTAGGTTTAAACGATAGAGGGGATAAATATGTCGGCGAAATAAAAGTAAAGATTCGGGATTTAAAGATAAGGACTATTATTATTGCATGCCCTAATTGTTATTATCAGCTTAGACCCATCTTAAGAGAAATGGGAATAACGCTTTTAACGATCTATGAGGCGTTAGATGATCTGTTGATCTTAAATAATTCTAATATTTTGCATCAACAATCTTTTGTTACTATTCATGACTCATGCCCTGATCGTTTTGAAGGAATATTTGCTTCCCAGGCAAGACTCGCTTTACAAAAAAAAGGGTATCAGCTCGTTGAAATGGAGCACAATCATGAAATGACGATTTGCTGTGGGAGTGGTGGCGAGGTTAGTCATTTTGATCCTGAAATGGCTAACAATCGAGTAAAGTCTCGTTTGGATGAGGCAGAAAATTCAGGTGCACAAATTCTTGCAGCCAATTGTTTGGCCTGCGTTTTAAACTTTGGTAAGGTTTCGGGTAAGTTTCAAGCAAAACATATATTGAATCTATTGCTTGATTTGGAGCAAGATTTTGAAGGGTTCAAGAATAAAGCGAAAAAGATGTTTGAAGGGCCAGAAGGAGAAAAATTGTGGGAGCGGATCATGGCAGAACCATAAAGGATAAACAAGAAGCAGTAAAAGGGGAAGGGATAAACTTGAATTATCAAGAAATGACTCGGATTTTCAAAGAAACACTGTCACTCCGCTGGGATCCTGTGGCTGTAAGACTGATGCGTCCTGATGAAGAAAGGCCGCCACAATTGATCGAACCCCCAGTCCCTTTGAGACATTGCCAATCTATAATTACAGCCCGTCGGGGAAATTGTCTTTATATGCCCCCGAGAAGCCATGCTTGTCCTGATGGATCCGGTATTTTGGGTTTAGTTGAAATGTCTCAAAAACTTCGATCGGGTGAGCTTTATTTGCTTTTTAAAAAGATGCCCAATATAGAAACGGCTCAAAAAATGATTGGTTCCCGTCCTGAATTCGAAGCGGGAAGTTACAAGGCAACTCTTCTTGCGCCTTTAGATAAGGCACCCTTTGAACCCGATGTCGTGGTTTTTACTCTGTGGCCTGAACAAGCCATGTGGCTTTGCTGTTCTCAGACATATGCAAATGGGCAGCGCCAAAGTTTTAAAACCTCAGGCTTTAATTCGACCTGTGCTGATTTAATTGTTCAACCGATGAAAACAGGAGAAATGAATATATCCTTTGGATGTTATGGAGCCCGAGCGTCGAGTGAAATCGATGATTTTGAACTTTATCTTTCCGTTCCGACTTCAATGCTTGAACCGATTGCGCAGTCTTTATTGAAATTGTCACAGAAGAGTATTCCTGAAGAAAGAAAAAAAATATATATGCAGCCTGTTATGGATAAAATCGGAACTCGTCGACAGGAAATTAACGAATCCGGGGCTAGCGTTGAAGTTTTTATTGATGCGGATCAATGCCTAGGGGATGGACTTTGCAGTGCTTTTTGCCCTACAGGAGTCTTAGAAATTCAGGAGGTCGATGGGCGGAAAGTGGCAAGGGCAGCTCACCCCGAAAACTGCAGCGCGTGCTATACATGTGTGGGCCAGTGTCCTCAAAAAGCGATCCAGTTGTCTTATCTATAGAAAGGAAGAGTTATATGAGTCCAGAGTTCAAGCTCTTAGGAACGGGAGCTGGGCCAGGGGTGCCGTCATTCTATTGTGATTGTATTGCCTGCCGAGAGGCTAGAAAGAAACCTCAGCGTGCTCGAACGCGCAGTGGAGCCTTAATTGATACTGGTAATGAAAGAATTTTAGTCGATGCTTCTCCTGACTTAAGGAGCCAATTAATTAAGGAGCAAATTGACTCACTCGATTATCTTTTTATTACCCATTGGCATTATGATCATTTCGGGGGAATCGGTGATTTAGAATTTTATATAAAACTCAAGCGAAAACACCCTGTCAAACTGTTTTTGCCTTCCAGTGCAGTAGAGGATTTCCAAGCGGCTTATCCATTTATGATGGATGTATTTGAACTTGAGTGCTGGGATTATGAACAAAGCTATACTTTCTCAGACGTCAAGCTGACCGTATTACCTGCAAACCATAGCATTCAGACAGGCGGGCTTCTATTAGAGGCAGGCCAAAGAATCGCTTATTTTACAGACACATCCGGGTTACCGGAATTAACAGAGCAGAGAATTAAAGGTGTAGATACGCTAATCTGTGATGCTACTTTCCATGGGGAGAATTGGTATCCCGATAGTCATATGACGATTGAAGAAGCCATTCAATTAGGCGAAAAGATTAAGGCAGGGCATACGATTCTAACCCATCTTGCTATGCATTATAGTGCACCAACAACAGTACAACAAATCGAAGAAAAGTTGCATTCTTATCCTAAGGTTTCCTTAGCTTTTGATGGGTTAACTTTGAAATTGTAAATCTTAATGGGGTCGTAACTAAAGGGGGAAGGACTTATCGAATCGTTATTTTCAAATCTTAAAATTAAAAATTTAATTCTTAAAAATCGAATTGTACTGCCCCCTATGGCCCTGGATATTGCTTCAGAGAAGGGGGAAGTTACACCAAATTTAATCGAACATTATCGTTTACGGGCTCAGGGTACTGGACTTATTATTGTAGAGCATTCTTATGTTAGTCGAAATGGAAAGGCTCATCCCTGCCAATTAGGTATTTACGATGACGAACTTATAAAGGGTTTAGAACATTTGGCAAAGGAAATCCATAGAGAGGGGACTCCTGTGGGAATTCAGATCAGCCATGCCGGAGCAAGAGCTCTGATGTCTCCTTGTGGACCCTCGAGTGTTCAGTCAAAATATCTTGCGCGTTTTGGTCGGAAGGAACCTGTAAAAGGATCTAAAAAATTGAGTAGAGAGAGCATTCGCCAGATTGTAGATGAATTTGCTCAAGCTGCATATCGAGCTCAATTAGCGGGCTTTGATTTTGTGGAAATTCACGGGGCGCACGGTTATTTACTGAATCAATTTTATTCTCCTTTGACTAATCTTCGGCATGATGAATATGGCGGCACGTTGGAAAAGCGCCTGCGCTTCCCTATTGAAGTCGTTAAAGCAGTAAGGGGTGCAGTCGGAGAAAATATGCCCATATTTTACAGATTAGGGGCTGATGATCGTCTTGAGGGGGGCAATAGTATTGAAGAAAGTATAATTGCTGCTCGGTTGCTTCAGGATGCTGGGGTAGATTGTTTGGATCTATCGGGAGGAATCGGTGGTTATCTTAAAAATGGGCCTGAAGGATTTTTTGCCTATATGGGTAAAGCCATTAAACCTGCGTTAGATATTCCTGTAATAGTTACAGGGGGAATTAAGACAGGGATTAAAGCGAATGAAATAATTGCTAAGAAAAGCGCTGATCTGGTAGGAGTCGGAAGGTCCCTCCTTCAAGATTCCAAATGGGCTTATAAACAGTGGCTGAAAATGAAATCGAATCAGCATCTGATAGAGGAAAAAGATTATATGATTTCTGTTTAACGATTAAAAGGACGAGGAAAGGAGGATGAGTATTGTTACATGAACAGCTAGCACAAGACATTATCAATTATGTTAATCGTGCATATTTTAGGCGTTCTATGAATATTCAAACTCCTATTCGTGTCCAATTTCTGGCTCAAGGCGAATATAACCTAAATTATCTGCTCCAAACAGATAGTCAGAATTATGTTTTAAGAGTAAACACTGGAAGCCAAAT from the Desulfitobacterium metallireducens DSM 15288 genome contains:
- a CDS encoding mandelate racemase/muconate lactonizing enzyme family protein: MKITNVTANAVRLPLLEPLKWASGHMNNADHVLVRIMTDEEIEGIAESIPRPSLYGDTQESICAIINKYIGPKLIGMDPLDINKIWEQMNTVYWNLTPKGAIDVCLYDIMGKKTGLPCYKLLGGYKNKIALSWMIGLKPLEAMVAEAKSKYAEGFRALKLKGGQDADFDIKMFHTIREAVPEDCILYIDANQGWSYADAVKVITQLEGLAAYCEEPIPAWDDHARIKLAREVRIPIMGDESCYTLHDVIRQMEMDTLGLVNIKVPRTGFTISRKIIAVCETFNKPCLTGTQAESALGAFACLHLAAASKQISLPSENCYYMSVKGNLIKEIPKVENGYMYVPEKPGLGVELDEAAVEEYTVKLL
- a CDS encoding zinc ribbon domain-containing protein; amino-acid sequence: MSNYYLVCADCDYQFTVPSSSGDPYQNVCPKCSSTKIRQRFSVVNTICIDPMKECSSCPFSNNCSAS
- a CDS encoding GNAT family N-acetyltransferase encodes the protein MTAEIMFADEQDEIELNEILWDYDMGIPGQAEEMLVFKKEGQTLGGAKIVEVEENRFFLEVLGVKQAQHSQGIGRILLSEILQNPWECCKYPLSKFQLKKPYTITTMARGSAVGFYKKMGFKNCDSLLLPQEYSEQCDFCPDKGECDPSPMIFTGGIKA
- a CDS encoding TIGR04282 family arsenosugar biosynthesis glycosyltransferase, whose translation is MKKAILVFTKVPRVGDCKTRLTEARGGILTYEEATALYEACLLDVIEVSLSVEGADVWICYNKDGDRSYLDSLLDQVKNAQRIAGIFSDQGGSFDDCMQYATDHILKSGAENRLADCLLISGGDLPSLQPYILQDALNKLEKLSQSVSGQKVAVSKVKASDGSLIGAALVEGACQEGGFSLAGLTCTTNFTFNEVFYNKDGITALDMMANKAGDEQIPIAFVEEVPDIDIPVDLASAMPVLRIIELAAKHDPAITVPERTINFLNEMGLQSVALPPAARELV
- a CDS encoding (Fe-S)-binding protein; amino-acid sequence: MSSEKLSKVCHEIKENCIECGQCLSECQMLQEIGEEPASIAARKPYVEEAYECSLCGLCEAVCPSSLSPKTMFAEMRTEAVKSKEIPINEYRYMFPDRKLNVMKLYREVNSIDYKDLNLGRENPVALFPGCTMLTYSPKLTRAVYTHLSQKYQDIVLMTECCGLPLYQLGLNDRGDKYVGEIKVKIRDLKIRTIIIACPNCYYQLRPILREMGITLLTIYEALDDLLILNNSNILHQQSFVTIHDSCPDRFEGIFASQARLALQKKGYQLVEMEHNHEMTICCGSGGEVSHFDPEMANNRVKSRLDEAENSGAQILAANCLACVLNFGKVSGKFQAKHILNLLLDLEQDFEGFKNKAKKMFEGPEGEKLWERIMAEP
- a CDS encoding DUF169 domain-containing protein, with product MGADHGRTIKDKQEAVKGEGINLNYQEMTRIFKETLSLRWDPVAVRLMRPDEERPPQLIEPPVPLRHCQSIITARRGNCLYMPPRSHACPDGSGILGLVEMSQKLRSGELYLLFKKMPNIETAQKMIGSRPEFEAGSYKATLLAPLDKAPFEPDVVVFTLWPEQAMWLCCSQTYANGQRQSFKTSGFNSTCADLIVQPMKTGEMNISFGCYGARASSEIDDFELYLSVPTSMLEPIAQSLLKLSQKSIPEERKKIYMQPVMDKIGTRRQEINESGASVEVFIDADQCLGDGLCSAFCPTGVLEIQEVDGRKVARAAHPENCSACYTCVGQCPQKAIQLSYL
- a CDS encoding MBL fold metallo-hydrolase — protein: MSPEFKLLGTGAGPGVPSFYCDCIACREARKKPQRARTRSGALIDTGNERILVDASPDLRSQLIKEQIDSLDYLFITHWHYDHFGGIGDLEFYIKLKRKHPVKLFLPSSAVEDFQAAYPFMMDVFELECWDYEQSYTFSDVKLTVLPANHSIQTGGLLLEAGQRIAYFTDTSGLPELTEQRIKGVDTLICDATFHGENWYPDSHMTIEEAIQLGEKIKAGHTILTHLAMHYSAPTTVQQIEEKLHSYPKVSLAFDGLTLKL
- a CDS encoding NADH:flavin oxidoreductase encodes the protein MESLFSNLKIKNLILKNRIVLPPMALDIASEKGEVTPNLIEHYRLRAQGTGLIIVEHSYVSRNGKAHPCQLGIYDDELIKGLEHLAKEIHREGTPVGIQISHAGARALMSPCGPSSVQSKYLARFGRKEPVKGSKKLSRESIRQIVDEFAQAAYRAQLAGFDFVEIHGAHGYLLNQFYSPLTNLRHDEYGGTLEKRLRFPIEVVKAVRGAVGENMPIFYRLGADDRLEGGNSIEESIIAARLLQDAGVDCLDLSGGIGGYLKNGPEGFFAYMGKAIKPALDIPVIVTGGIKTGIKANEIIAKKSADLVGVGRSLLQDSKWAYKQWLKMKSNQHLIEEKDYMISV